A region from the Vigna radiata var. radiata cultivar VC1973A unplaced genomic scaffold, Vradiata_ver6 scaffold_149, whole genome shotgun sequence genome encodes:
- the LOC106780596 gene encoding basic leucine zipper 34 produces MAQLPPKVPNMTPNWPDFSSPHQKMPSFKTMAPNISNQNPSWVDEFLDFSAARRGAHRRSVSDSVAFLEAPMLDHHCKSRGSDGGGDNENEFERFDDEQFMSMFSDEASGNNNSNNIIDNDNNNNINNYHSNNSTMMAFTVSCSNPSTPSDHNSINDEKDMNKEKEEEQETKQVKNESDEDESQCKQEITQNPDDCNNSNANAATCSSEKITDPKRVKRILANRQSAQRSRVRKLQYISELERSVTSLQAEVSVLSPRVAFLDHQRLLLNVDNSALKQRIAALAQDKIFKDAHQEALKREIERLRQVYHQQNIKKMDNAAGSTSQSPLPSPKPRCDTLTEKEQLINV; encoded by the exons ATGGCTCAATTGCCACCAAAAGTTCCAAACATGACACCCAATTGGCCAGACTTTTCTTCTCCTCACCAAAAGATGCCTTCCTTCAAAACCATGGCACCAAACATCTCAAACCAAAACCCTTCATGGGTGGATGAGTTTCTTGACTTCTCAGCCGCCAGACGCGGTGCTCACCGGCGCTCGGTGAGTGACTCCGTCGCCTTCCTGGAGGCACCAATGCTGGATCATCACTGTAAAAGCCGCGGgagtgatggtggtggtgacaATGAGAACGAGTTCGAGAGGTTTGATGACGAACAATTCATGTCCATGTTCAGTGATGAGGCTTCAGggaataataatagtaataatattattgataatgataataataataatatcaacaaCTATCATAGTAATAATAGCACCATGATGGCATTCACGGTTTCCTGCTCCAACCCTTCTACACCCTCTGATCACAACAGCATCAACGATGAGAAGGATATGAACAAGGAAAAGGAGGAGGAGCAAGAGACGAAGCAAGTGAAGAATGAGTCAGATGAGGATGAAAGCCAATGCAAGCAAGAAATCACACAAAACCCCGATGATTGTAATAATAGTAACGCAAATGCAGCAACTTGTTCCAGTGAGAAAATCACAGACCCCAAGAGGGTCAAAAG AATCTTGGCAAATAGACAATCGGCACAGAGATCAAGAGTGAGGAAGCTGCAATACATTTCTGAGCTTGAACGAAGTGTGACTTCATTACAG GCTGAAGTTTCTGTATTGTCTCCGCGAGTTGCATTTTTGGATCATCAACGTTTGCTTCTAAATGTTGACAACAGTGCTTTGAAGCAAAGAATCGCCGCGCTGGCTCAAGACAAGATCTTCAAAGATG CACATCAAGAAGCACTGAAGAGGGAGATAGAGAGACTGAGGCAAGTGTATCACCAACAAAACATAAAGAAGATGGACAATGCTGCAGGATCAACATCCCAATCACCATTACCATCTCCAAAACCACGATGTGACACACTCACTGAAAAGGAACAACTTATCAATGTCTGA